The Erythrobacter insulae genome window below encodes:
- a CDS encoding MBL fold metallo-hydrolase yields the protein MTDQAKTPPIKAAIIPVTPLQQNCSLIWCTKTNKAALVDPGGDLDKLKDGVAKAGVELEKILITHGHLDHCGQAGMLAEELGLPIEGPHKDDLFWIEQLDNDGARYGMEAKSFTPDRWLEHGDTVTVGQLTLDVIHCPGHTPGHVVFFHEPSKFAIVGDVIFQGSIGRTDFPRGNHQDLLNAITQRLWPLGDDVLFIPGHGPTSTFGQERKTNAFVSDHALG from the coding sequence GCCCATCAAAGCCGCCATCATTCCGGTTACGCCTTTGCAGCAGAATTGCTCGCTGATCTGGTGCACCAAGACAAACAAGGCGGCGCTGGTCGATCCCGGCGGCGATCTCGACAAATTGAAAGACGGCGTCGCAAAGGCAGGCGTCGAGCTTGAGAAAATCCTGATCACCCACGGGCATCTCGACCATTGCGGGCAGGCCGGAATGCTGGCCGAGGAGCTTGGCCTGCCGATCGAGGGGCCGCACAAGGATGACCTGTTCTGGATCGAGCAGCTCGACAATGATGGCGCGCGTTACGGGATGGAGGCGAAAAGCTTTACGCCCGATCGCTGGCTGGAACACGGCGATACGGTGACGGTCGGTCAGCTTACGTTGGACGTAATCCATTGCCCGGGCCACACGCCCGGCCATGTCGTGTTCTTTCATGAACCCAGCAAGTTCGCGATTGTCGGCGATGTGATCTTTCAGGGATCCATCGGCCGGACAGACTTCCCGCGCGGCAATCATCAGGATTTGCTCAACGCCATAACGCAGCGCCTATGGCCGCTCGGCGATGATGTGCTGTTTATTCCAGGCCACGGCCCGACCAGCACATTTGGTCAGGAACGCAAAACGAATGCGTTTGTAAGCGATCACGCTCTGGGTTGA
- a CDS encoding metalloregulator ArsR/SmtB family transcription factor, whose translation MQKVFEALASTVRRKILAYLSESELTAGQIAERFDISKPAVSQHLSVLENAELVKSEKRGQYVHYRIVRENLANTLNGYVQEVCPVSRPLKRESKALKEADNTTSDSLE comes from the coding sequence ATGCAAAAAGTTTTCGAAGCCCTTGCCTCCACTGTGCGCCGCAAAATCCTAGCGTATCTTTCGGAATCCGAACTGACTGCGGGGCAAATTGCCGAGCGGTTCGACATATCCAAGCCGGCGGTGTCGCAGCATCTGAGCGTCCTGGAGAATGCTGAGCTTGTGAAAAGCGAGAAGCGCGGTCAGTATGTTCACTACCGCATTGTGCGCGAAAACCTAGCGAACACTCTGAATGGTTACGTGCAGGAAGTGTGCCCCGTATCCCGCCCGCTAAAGCGTGAAAGCAAGGCGTTGAAGGAGGCGGACAATACCACTTCTGATAGCCTGGAGTAA